One region of Enterobacter ludwigii genomic DNA includes:
- the gluQRS gene encoding tRNA glutamyl-Q(34) synthetase GluQRS: protein MSESHYIGRFAPSPSGELHFGSLIAALGSYLQARASQGKWLVRIEDIDPPREVPGAADTILRQLEHYGLHWDDDVLWQSKRHDAYRERLAWLRAQGLSYNCTCTRARIQSVGGVYDGHCRTLNLPPENAAVRIKQRSPVTHFNDLLSGKIHADERLACEDFIIHRRDGLFAYNLAVVVDDHFQGVTEIVRGADLVEPTVRQISLYHQFGWKAPDYIHLPLAVNEHGCKLSKQNHAPALPHGDPRPVLIDALRFLNQNVTNEWQDLRIDELLKMAIAHWTLTAVQKIQHSQMRCAEL from the coding sequence ATGTCTGAATCACACTATATTGGGCGCTTCGCGCCATCTCCTTCCGGTGAATTACACTTCGGCTCATTAATTGCCGCGCTCGGCAGCTACCTGCAGGCTCGTGCCAGCCAGGGTAAATGGCTTGTTCGCATTGAAGATATTGACCCTCCGCGTGAAGTTCCCGGTGCAGCAGACACCATTCTGCGTCAGCTGGAACATTACGGTCTTCACTGGGATGACGACGTTCTCTGGCAATCAAAACGTCACGATGCGTATCGGGAACGGCTGGCCTGGCTTCGCGCTCAGGGGCTTTCCTATAACTGCACCTGTACCCGCGCACGCATCCAGAGCGTGGGAGGGGTTTATGACGGTCATTGTCGTACGCTTAATCTTCCCCCGGAAAATGCCGCCGTGCGCATCAAGCAGCGCTCCCCGGTGACGCACTTTAACGATTTACTCTCCGGCAAGATCCACGCCGATGAACGTCTGGCATGTGAAGATTTTATTATCCACCGCCGTGACGGTCTGTTCGCCTACAACCTGGCCGTTGTCGTGGATGACCATTTCCAGGGCGTCACGGAAATCGTTCGTGGCGCAGATCTTGTTGAACCTACCGTGCGGCAAATATCGCTCTATCACCAGTTTGGCTGGAAAGCGCCGGATTACATTCATCTGCCGCTGGCAGTCAATGAACATGGCTGTAAGCTGTCGAAGCAAAACCATGCGCCAGCCCTGCCACACGGCGATCCACGCCCGGTTTTGATCGACGCGCTGCGATTTCTCAACCAGAATGTAACCAACGAATGGCAGGATCTGCGTATTGACGAACTGCTGAAAATGGCGATCGCCCACTGGACGCTCACGGCGGTGCAAAAAATCCAGCATTCTCAAATGCGTTGCGCTGAGCTATGA
- the sfsA gene encoding DNA/RNA nuclease SfsA, with amino-acid sequence MKFSPPLQHATLIQRYKRFLADVVTPEGTQLTLHCPNTGAMTGCATPGDRVWYSTSENMKRKYAHTWEMTETQSGAFICVNTLRANQLVKEALMNNALPELVGYDTHKSEVKYGDEGSRIDFMLQAQDRPECYIEVKSVTLAEQENGYFPDAVTLRGQKHLRELMSVAAAGKRAVLLFAVLHSAIERFSPARHIDPKYAQLLNEAQKQGVEVLAYKAELSADNMTLRSSLPIVL; translated from the coding sequence ATGAAGTTTAGCCCTCCCCTGCAGCACGCCACGCTGATTCAACGCTACAAACGCTTCCTCGCAGACGTAGTCACGCCTGAAGGAACACAGCTCACCCTGCACTGCCCCAATACCGGTGCTATGACGGGGTGTGCGACACCGGGTGACCGGGTCTGGTATTCCACATCAGAGAATATGAAACGCAAATATGCCCATACCTGGGAAATGACCGAAACACAAAGCGGGGCATTTATTTGTGTTAACACCCTGCGTGCCAATCAGCTGGTTAAAGAAGCGCTAATGAATAATGCCCTTCCCGAACTGGTGGGTTATGACACGCATAAAAGCGAAGTGAAATATGGCGATGAAGGCAGCAGAATCGACTTCATGTTACAGGCGCAAGACAGGCCTGAGTGCTATATTGAAGTAAAATCAGTGACGTTAGCGGAACAGGAAAATGGCTACTTCCCGGATGCGGTAACGCTACGCGGGCAGAAGCATCTGCGAGAGCTAATGAGTGTTGCGGCGGCGGGCAAACGCGCCGTGTTGCTGTTTGCGGTTTTGCATTCAGCCATTGAACGATTCTCTCCTGCCCGCCATATTGATCCTAAATACGCGCAATTGTTGAATGAGGCACAAAAGCAGGGGGTAGAGGTTTTGGCTTATAAAGCGGAACTTTCTGCCGATAATATGACTCTGAGATCCTCTCTTCCCATTGTCTTATAA
- the dksA gene encoding RNA polymerase-binding protein DksA, which yields MQEGQNRKTSSLSILAIAGVEPYQEKPGEEYMNEAQLSHFKRILEAWRNQLRDEVDRTVTHMQDEAANFPDPVDRAAQEEEFSLELRNRDRERKLIKKIEKTLKKVEDEDFGYCESCGVEIGIRRLEARPTADLCIDCKTLAEIREKQMAG from the coding sequence ATGCAAGAAGGGCAAAACCGTAAAACATCGTCCCTGAGTATTCTCGCCATCGCTGGGGTGGAGCCGTATCAAGAGAAACCGGGCGAAGAGTATATGAACGAAGCCCAGCTGTCGCACTTCAAGCGTATTCTTGAAGCATGGCGTAATCAACTCAGGGATGAAGTCGATCGCACCGTTACTCATATGCAGGATGAAGCTGCTAACTTCCCGGATCCGGTCGACCGCGCCGCTCAGGAAGAAGAGTTCAGCCTCGAACTGCGTAACCGTGACCGCGAACGCAAACTGATCAAAAAGATCGAGAAAACGCTGAAAAAAGTCGAAGACGAAGATTTTGGCTACTGCGAATCCTGTGGTGTTGAAATCGGTATTCGTCGCCTGGAAGCGCGTCCAACCGCCGACCTGTGCATCGACTGTAAAACACTGGCTGAAATCCGCGAAAAACAGATGGCCGGTTAA
- the folK gene encoding 2-amino-4-hydroxy-6-hydroxymethyldihydropteridine diphosphokinase gives MTLAYIAIGSNLASPLEQVNAAVQALGEIPQSRIVAVSSFYRTPPLGPQDQPDYLNAAVVLETTLDAETLLDNTQRIELQQGRVRKAERWGPRTLDLDIMLYGHEVINTDRLTVPHYDMKNRGFMLWPLFEVAPDLTFPDGISLKAILDTLKAERPARW, from the coding sequence ATGACCCTCGCGTATATCGCCATCGGCAGCAATTTAGCCTCTCCGCTGGAGCAGGTTAACGCTGCCGTACAGGCGCTGGGCGAAATTCCGCAAAGCCGGATCGTGGCCGTCTCTTCGTTTTACCGTACCCCACCGTTGGGCCCGCAGGATCAGCCTGATTATCTCAATGCCGCCGTCGTGCTGGAGACCACTCTGGATGCCGAAACGCTGCTGGATAATACTCAGCGCATCGAACTGCAACAGGGTCGCGTACGCAAAGCCGAACGCTGGGGGCCACGCACTCTCGATCTCGATATTATGTTGTATGGTCATGAGGTCATAAACACCGATCGCCTCACTGTTCCGCACTACGACATGAAAAACCGGGGTTTTATGCTCTGGCCGCTGTTCGAAGTTGCACCCGACCTCACCTTTCCGGATGGTATCTCGCTGAAAGCCATTCTGGACACTCTCAAGGCGGAAAGACCCGCTCGCTGGTAA
- the thpR gene encoding RNA 2',3'-cyclic phosphodiesterase, whose translation MSESKRLFFAIELPAPIQRQIVRWRAEHFPPEAGRPVAAANLHLTLAFLGDVSADKQRALASMAGRISQPGFTLHLDDAGQWLRSRVVWLGTRQPPRGILQLANMLRAQAARSGCYQSPQPFHPHITLLRDAGQAVAIPPPGFHWAFPVNEFALYESVFAQGRTRYTPLQRWTLGNTVKDA comes from the coding sequence ATGTCTGAGTCGAAACGGCTGTTTTTTGCCATTGAATTACCCGCCCCGATACAGCGGCAAATCGTTCGCTGGCGCGCTGAGCACTTCCCGCCGGAAGCGGGTCGCCCTGTTGCCGCGGCTAACCTGCACCTGACGCTGGCCTTTTTGGGTGATGTGAGCGCCGATAAGCAGCGAGCCCTGGCATCAATGGCCGGACGGATCTCTCAACCGGGGTTTACGCTACACCTTGATGATGCCGGGCAGTGGTTGCGCTCGCGGGTGGTCTGGCTGGGTACGCGCCAGCCGCCTCGTGGGATATTACAGCTTGCAAATATGCTGCGCGCCCAGGCGGCACGCAGCGGCTGTTACCAGAGCCCGCAGCCGTTTCATCCGCATATCACGTTGCTGCGCGATGCAGGTCAGGCCGTTGCCATCCCACCACCAGGTTTTCACTGGGCCTTTCCGGTTAATGAATTCGCACTTTATGAATCCGTCTTTGCACAAGGACGCACCCGCTACACGCCGCTACAGCGCTGGACGCTGGGCAACACCGTTAAGGACGCCTGA
- the pcnB gene encoding polynucleotide adenylyltransferase PcnB: MFTRVANFCRKVLSREESMANDAIAQPHMSVIPREQHNISRKDISENALKVLYRLNKAGYEAYLVGGGVRDLLLGKKPKDFDVTTSATPEQVRKLFRNCRLVGRRFRLAHVMFGPEIIEVATFRGHHEAGASDRTTSQRGQNGMLLRDNIFGSIEEDAQRRDFTINSLYYSVADFTVRDYVGGMQDLKEGLIRLIGTPETRYREDPVRMLRAVRFAAKLNMRISPETAEPIPRLATLINDVPPARLFEEALKLLQAGHGFETYNLLREYNLFQPLFPTITRYFTESGDSPMERMIAQVLKNTDTRIRNDMRVNPAFLFAAMFWYPLLETAQRITQESGLAYYDAFALAANDVLDEGCRTLAIPKRITTLVRDIWQLQLRMSRRQGKRAWKLMEHPKFRAAFDLLSLRAEIERNQELQRLAQWWAEFQVSAPPEQKDMLTGLDEEPEPRRRHRRPRKRAPRREGAS, translated from the coding sequence ATTTTTACCCGAGTCGCTAATTTTTGCCGTAAAGTGCTAAGCCGCGAAGAGAGCATGGCGAATGATGCTATTGCACAGCCACACATGTCGGTTATTCCGCGTGAGCAGCACAATATTTCCCGCAAAGATATCAGTGAAAATGCCCTCAAGGTGCTCTATCGTCTGAATAAAGCGGGCTACGAGGCCTATCTCGTGGGCGGTGGAGTGCGTGATTTACTGCTGGGCAAAAAGCCAAAAGATTTCGACGTGACGACCAGCGCCACGCCTGAGCAGGTGCGTAAATTATTCCGTAACTGCCGTCTTGTTGGCCGCCGTTTCCGTCTGGCTCACGTGATGTTTGGACCGGAGATCATCGAAGTGGCGACCTTCCGCGGCCACCACGAAGCGGGCGCATCGGATCGCACCACGTCGCAGCGCGGCCAGAACGGTATGCTGCTGCGCGATAATATCTTCGGTTCTATCGAAGAAGATGCCCAGCGTCGTGACTTCACGATCAATAGCCTTTACTACAGCGTGGCGGATTTCACCGTGCGTGATTACGTCGGCGGCATGCAGGATCTGAAAGAAGGCCTGATTCGTCTGATCGGCACGCCGGAAACGCGCTACCGTGAAGATCCCGTGCGTATGCTGCGCGCCGTGCGTTTCGCCGCCAAGCTGAATATGCGCATTAGCCCGGAAACAGCCGAGCCTATTCCCCGTCTGGCGACGCTGATCAACGACGTGCCCCCTGCCCGTCTGTTTGAGGAAGCCCTGAAACTGCTGCAGGCCGGCCACGGCTTTGAAACTTATAATCTGCTGCGCGAATACAACCTGTTCCAGCCGCTGTTCCCGACCATTACCCGCTACTTCACCGAAAGCGGTGACAGCCCGATGGAGCGCATGATTGCGCAGGTGCTGAAAAATACCGATACCCGTATTCGCAACGATATGCGCGTGAATCCGGCGTTTCTGTTTGCGGCGATGTTCTGGTATCCACTGCTGGAAACGGCTCAGCGAATCACTCAGGAGAGCGGTCTCGCCTATTACGATGCCTTCGCACTGGCCGCGAACGACGTGCTGGACGAAGGGTGCCGTACGCTGGCGATCCCGAAACGTATTACCACGCTGGTGCGTGATATCTGGCAGCTTCAGTTGCGTATGTCCCGTCGTCAGGGCAAACGTGCCTGGAAGTTGATGGAGCATCCTAAGTTCCGCGCGGCATTCGATCTGCTGTCACTGCGGGCTGAAATTGAAAGGAATCAGGAGCTGCAGCGTCTGGCGCAATGGTGGGCCGAGTTCCAGGTTTCCGCCCCGCCTGAACAGAAAGATATGCTCACCGGGCTGGATGAAGAGCCGGAACCACGTCGCCGTCATCGTCGTCCGCGCAAACGTGCGCCTCGTCGTGAAGGTGCTTCATGA